A genomic region of Colletotrichum destructivum chromosome 5, complete sequence contains the following coding sequences:
- a CDS encoding Putative V-ATPase proteolipid subunit, F/V-ATP synthase subunit C superfamily, whose translation MAEDSVLAPKFAPFIGMAGIAAAMIFGCIGAAYGTAKSGIGIAGVGTFRPDLIMKCLIPVVMSGIIAVYSLVISVLIAQDLTPPGAGSNYSLFNGFMHLACGLSVGLTGLAAGYTIGIVGDKGVRSYMEQSRIFVGMVLILIFGEVLGLYGLIVALILNTKSKG comes from the exons ATGGCTGAAGACTCCGTTCTCGCCCCCAAGTTCGCGCCGTTCATCGGAATG GCCGGCATTGCGGCTGCCATGATCTTCGGAT GCATCGGCGCCGCATACGGTACCGCAAAGTCTGGAATCGGTATTGCTGGTGTCGGAACATTTAGACCAGACCTCATCATGAAG TGTTTGATTCCCGTCGTCATGTCCGGTATCATTGCCGTCTACTCTCTCGTCATCTCCGTCCTCATCGCCCAAGATTTGACCCCTCCCGGCGCCGGAAGCAACTACAGCCTTTTCAA CGGCTTTATGCACCTTGCTTGCGGTCTGTCCGTcggcctcaccggcctcGCGGCTGGCTACACGATCGGCATTGTTGGTGACAAGGGCGTGCGCTCGTACATGGAGCAATCGCGCATCTTTGTCGGCATGGTCCTGATTCTTATTTTCGGCGAAGTCCTGGGTCTCTACGG tctcatcgtcgccctTATCCTGAACACCAAGTCCAAGGGCTAA
- a CDS encoding Putative DH domain, DEP domain, CNH domain, PH-like domain superfamily, pleckstrin domain 5 has translation MAEYHGDPRGHSSNYQRDAAFSNIFGAAPPPGRSQTMTSSSMPPQMMPQQGRTQTMSSSTMSSMQRQPPPRVPPGQYVDREPSSPRGAPVQHNGYAAQQRSASGGYQVPNPQAHYLQQQQQQARRPYGGPAGPLPPRGDARGPPPSSQAQYGPPRTAAQRYYQAGGGAGPALNNDPYRSQSLASAPRPNMYQPPPSAYGSQPSHQAPANAFRQPPYNPSSSRTTAQGRVVPERHDDRAMSMTGYPPQDRDMHQQQNSHQTMSGRVIPNRRAPVELPATNGSFGGGYTPAPGSQTRTTSIASSNGDSHAQRTMSMASTVAPTITPSESDAATLAHRPSMSKSIDGERPPTAKIRPPLVYPALLSRVADCFRQKIITGDRTKNELTYKNAFSGAEAVDVLSYIIRTTDRNLALLLGRALDAQKFFHDVTYEHRLRDSTSEMYQFRETLMEEPEEKPPVNGVFVLLSECYSPTCTRDQLCYSIACPRRLEQVSRLNLKIQPGLKKESDNAANEDDVDQTDEQKLWINSVPREVADSVGDREKKRQEVISEICYTERDFVKDLEYLRDFWILPLRSKASPIPANKREKVVKSIFSNIVDHPSLHAVSSRFAKSLTERQQKNPVVGNIGDIFAEWVPQFEPFIWYGARQLEAKFEFENERSANPYFAKFVDEIERRKESRKLELNGYLTKPTTRLARYPLLLENVLKYTEDGNSDKEDIPKVLKLIRDLLTRVNAESGKAENRFNLRRLHEQLRFRPNERVDLRLTEEGRELVFKSQLKKTPQDASEITAFLFDHAVLLVRVKQAGKGEEIKAYRRPIPLELLAIREMEEVIPGSGAMKRSSSSLIPQLRTNTNDSKKGEGWPITFRHLGKAGYELTLYASNQAARKKWLEFIDSAQQRLRARADFFNTSVISAGFFVGTNQVNCVTPYDGGRKLLYGTDNGIYLSDRKSRDAVPKRVIETTSVTQLDVLEEYGLLLVLSNKALYSYPLGALDPNEPALSKRPKKIQSHCNFFKTGICLGRHLVCCVKSSALSTTIKVYEPNDAMSKGKKQKGFGKMFAGQDELKPFKEFYIPTESSSVHFLKSKLCVACARGFEVVSLETLETQSLLDQADTSLDFVARKENVKPIHIERLNGEFLLNYSEFSFFVNRNGWRARPEWRIDWEGTPQSFALSYPWILAFEQNFIELRNIENGAVHIVPHKNIRMLHSSTHEIIFAYEDEKGEDVVEAIDFWKTNNRRSEIP, from the exons ATGGCCGAATACCATGGCGACCCGAGAGGCCACTCGTCCAACTACCAGCGCGATGCTGCCTTCTCCAACATTTTCGGCGCTGCCCCCCCGCCGGGTCGCTCCCAGACAatgacctcctcctcgatgcctCCTCAGATGATGCCGCAACAGGGCAGAACGCAGACAATGTCATCTTCGACCATGTCTTCCATGCAGCGACAACCGCCCCCGAGAGTCCCTCCGGGCCAATACGTGGATCGCGAGCCGAGCTCTCCGAGAGGCGCTCCCGTGCAGCATAATGGGTACGCGGCACAGCAGCGCTCGGCGTCTGGTGGCTACCAAGTGCCCAATCCTCAAGCACACTacctgcagcagcaacagcaacaggcTCGCCGCCCGTACGGAGGGCCTGCCGGTCCGCTCCCTCCGCGCGGCGACGCTCGtggcccgccgccctcgtcccagGCCCAATACGGTCCGCCAAGAACCGCAGCACAGAGATACTACCAAGCAGGCGGGGGCGCTGGGCCGGCTTTGAATAATGATCCCTACCGCTCGCAGTCTCTTGCTTCCGCCCCCAGACCGAACATGTACCAGCCTCCCCCGAGCGCCTACGGTTCTCAACCGAGTCACCAAGCCCCGGCCAATGCCTTCCGTCAACCTCCGTACAATCCGAGTTCGTCCCGAACCACGGCGCAAGGAAGGGTCGTGCCGGAACGCCACGACGACCGGGCCATGTCAATGACCGGCTACCCCCCTCAGGACCGCGATATGCATCAGCAACAAAACTCGCACCAGACGATGAGCGGCAGGGTCATTCCGAACAGAAGGGCACCCGTGGAGTTGCCAGCCACCAATGGCAGCTTTGGGGGAGGCTACACACCAGCGCCAGGGTCTCAGACGAGGACGACCAGCATAGCTTCCTCGAATGGCGATTCGCACGCCCAAAGGACAATGTCGATGGCGTCTACGGTGGCACCAACGATAACACCTTCGGAAAGCGACGCTGCGACACTGGCACATAGGCCCTCCATGAGCAAGTCCATCGACGGCGAACGGCCGCCAACCGCCAAGATCCGACCCCCCCTGGTATATCCCGCGCTGCTGTCGAGGGTTGCCGACTGCTTCCGACAAAAGATCATTACCGGCGACCGGACGAAGAACGAGCTCACGTATAAGAACGCCTTCAGCGGTGCCGAAGCTGTGGATGTCTTGTCGTACATTATTAGGACGACCGACCGGAATCTGGCGCTGTTGCTGGGACGAGCACTCGACGCACAAAAGTTCTTCCACGACGTTACGTACGAACACCGCTTGCGAGACTCGACGTCAGAAATGTACCAGTTCCGGGAAACTCTTATGGAAGAACCCGAAGAGAAGCCTCCTGTAAACGGCGTTTTCGTCCTCCTTTCCGAGTGTTACTCCCCGACATGTACGAGAGACCAACTTTGCTACTCCATCGCCTGCCCACGAAGACTGGAACAGGTATCTCGGCTGAACCTGAAGATTCAGCCCGGTCTGAAGAAGGAGTCCGACAACGCAGCgaacgaggacgatgtcgaccaAACCGACGAGCAGAAGCTGTGGATTAATTCCGTCCCTAGGGAAGTGGCCGACAGCGTCGGCGacagggagaagaagaggcaggaGGTTATCTCGGAGATCTGCTACACAGAAAGAGATTTCGTCAAGGACTTGGAATACCTTCGCGACTTTTGGATCCTGCCCCTGCGGTCTAAGGCGTCTCCTATCCCTGCTAACAAGAGGGAGAAGGTTGTCAAGTCGATATTCAGCAACATTGTGGACCACCCGAGTCTTCACGCGGTGAGCTCGCGGTTTGCCAAGTCGTTGACAGAGCGGCAACAGAAGAATCCGGTTGTCGGCAATATTGGTGACATCTTCGCCGAGTGGGTACCTCAGTTCGAACCATTCATTTGGTATGGTGCCAGGCAACTAGAGGCCAAGTTCGAATTCGAGAACGAACGTTCAGCCAACCCCTACTTTGCCAAGTTTGTGGACGAGATTGAGCGGAGAAAGGAGTCGCGCAAGCTCGAGCTCAACGGTTATCTCACCAAGCCGACAACCCGATTGGCTCGTTacccgctgctgctggagaaCGTGCTCAAGTATACAGAGGACGGCAACTCTGACAAGGAAGACATCCCCAAAGTGCTAAAGTTGATCCGCGACCTGTTGACGAGAGTCAATGCCGAGTCAGGAAAGGCCGAGAACAGATTTAATCTAAGACGCTTGCACGAGCAACTGCGCTTCCGGCCCAACGAGAGGGTCGACCTGCGCTTGACAGAGGAGGGCAGAGAATTGGTTTTCAAGAGCCAGCTAAAGAAGACACCGCAGGACGCCTCCGAGATCACGGCCTTCTTGTTCGACCACGCGGTTCTGTTGGTGAGGGTCAAGCAAGCTGGCAAGGGCGAGGAGATCAAAGCATACAGGCGCCCGATTCCCTTGGAGTTGCTCGCTATTcgggagatggaggaggtgATCCCTGGATCTGGCGCCATGAAGCGATCGTCTTCGAGTTTGATTCCTCAACTGCGGACCAACACGAACGACAGCAAGAAGGGCGAAGGCTGGCCGATCACATTCAGGCACTTGGGTAAAGCCGGGTACGAACTGACGCTTTACGCGTCGAACCAGGCAGCACGCAAGAAGTGGCTCGAGTTCATTGACAGCGCCCAACAACGTCTGAGGGCTCGCGCCGACTTCTTCAACACCAGTGTTATCTCGGCAGGGTTCTTTGTCGGTACGAACCAAGTTAACTGCGTCACGCCATATGATGGTGGACGCAAGCTGCTGTATGGAACAGATAACGGCATCTACCTCTCGGACCGCAAGAGCAGGGACGCGGTGCCCAAACGGGTCATCGAGACGACGAGCGTCACCCAGCTCGATGTTCTCGAGGAATACGGTCTCCTTTTGGTGCTGTCGAACAAGGCGCTCTACTCGTACCCTCTGGGAGCTCTCGACCCCAACGAGCCCGCTCTTTCCAAGAGACCCAAGAAGATCCAGAGCCACTGCAACTTCTTCAAGACGGGCATCTGCCTGGGCAGGCATCTTGTGTGCTGCGTCAAGTCCTCGGCTCTTTCGACTACAATAAAGGTGTACGAGCCCAACGACGCCATGTCCaaggggaagaagcagaagggTTTTGGCAAGATGTTTGCTGGACAAGACGAGCTCAAGCCGTTTAAGGAATTCTACATCCCCACGGAATCGTCGTCGGTGCACTTCCTCAAGTCGAAGTTGTGTGTGGCGTGTGCCCGTGGTTTCGAGGTGGTGTCGCTTGAGACGCTCGAAACCCAGTCGCTTCTTGACCAGGCCGACACGAGTCTTGACTTTGTTGCGCGGAAGGAGAACGTCAAGCCGATCCACATTGAGCGCCTCAACGGCGAGTTCCTGCTTAACTACTCGGAATTCTCCTTCTTTGTCAACCGCAACGGTTGGCGCGCGAGACCGGAATGGCGCATCGACTGGGAGGGAACACCACAGAGCTTCGCCCTCAGCTACCCGTGGATCCTGGCCTTTGAGCAGAACTTCATTGAGCTCAGAAACATTGAGAATGGCGCCGTGCACATTGTGCCTCACAAGAACATTCGGATGCTGCACAGCAGTACGCACGAG ATCATTTTTGCGTACGAAGACGAAAAGGGCGAAGACGTTGTCGAAGCCATTGACTTTTGGAAGACCAACAACAGGAGATCTGAAATTCCTTGA
- a CDS encoding Putative ribonuclease Z/Hydroxyacylglutathione hydrolase produces MNFLRYPAISARHTPRVLTSSRVPRRAFTATHNPSQAQQQHHHYSRGQESAAPGASSSRADSDAPSHQTPNQGQHAALDSPDQQEKETSSHNNPSTSAGQHRKPAMSQKLIPQNPDDVMVIRDLTPNITTFSVPFSRFGAIKIGGRGTLVRLSSGALAVFSPVALTDAVRAKIAEKGGDLAYIVAPDIEHHIFLSEYKAAFPAARLIGPDGLPQKRAKQTGDPKVNPSDEFFLAFKGGPDKRAISVTPEFDADFEYEYVDAHANKEIVFFYKPERVLIQADLLFNLPPTEQYSRAPEGERDTSSGLANRLFGSLQTTEGDVKWVKRFQWYVMSSKDRPSFNDSIRRIDAWDFDTIVPCHGDTIQGDGKERFRKVFEWHLAGEKH; encoded by the exons ATG AACTTCTTGAGATACCCGGCCATATCAGCCCGCCACACACCCCGCGTCCTCACTTCGTCGCGCGTCCCCCGCAGAGCCTTCACGGCAACCCACAACCCGTCTCAAGctcagcagcaacatcaccacTACTCCCGCGGCCAGGAATCCGCCGCGCCCGGAGCATCTTCGTCCCGCGCAGACAGCGACGCCCCGTCCCACCAGACGCCTAACCAGGGCCAgcacgccgccctcgactcCCCCGACCAGCAGGAAAAGGAGACCTCCTCCCATAACAACCCGTCCACGTCCGCAGGGCAGCACCGCAAGCCCGCCATGTCCCAAAAGCTCATCCCCCAGAACCCCGACGACGTCATGGTCATCCGCGACCTGACgcccaacatcaccaccttCTCCGTGCCCTTCTCCCGCTTCGGCGCCATCAAGatcggcggccgcggcaccCTCGTCCGCCTGTCCTcgggcgccctcgccgtcttctccccAGTCGCcctcaccgacgccgtccgcgccaagatcgccgagaagggcggcgacctcgccTACATCGTCGCCCCGGACATCGAGCACCACATCTTCCTCTCCGAGTACAAGGCCGCCttccccgccgcccgccttATCGGCCCGGACGGCCTGCCCCAGAAGCGCGCCAAGCAGACGGGCGACCCCAAGGTCAACCCGTCCGACGAgttcttcctcgccttcaaGGGCGGCCCCGACAAGCGCGCCATCTCCGTCACCCCCGAGTTCGACGCCGACTTTGAGTACGAGTACGTCGACGCCCACGCCAACAAGGAGATCGTCTTCTTCTACAAGCCCGAACGCGTCCTCATCCAGGCCGACCTGCTCTTTAACCTGCCCCCCACCGAGCAGTACTCCAGGGCGCCCGAGGGCGAGCGCGACACCTCGTCCGGCCTCGCCAACCGGCTGTTCGGCAGCCTGCAGAccaccgagggcgacgtcaaGTGGGTCAAGCGCTTCCAGTGGTACGTCATGAGCAGCAAGGACAGGCCCAGCTTCAACGACAGCATCCGCCGCATCGACGCCTGGGACTTTGACACCATCGTGCCCTGCCACGGCGACACCATCCAGGGCGATGGCAAGGAGAGGTTCAGGAAAGTGTTTGAGTGGCATCTGGCCGGCGAGAAGCACTAG
- a CDS encoding Putative nse4/EID Nse3/MAGE-binding protein has translation MPARVGDSSSSSSSSSEDDAPRSARGHLAIRDKGKGRDVSVGKRKRADTSNGDRSARRRATRSAEGDEAYDSDIYDPDQPMDERREIQRKLRDLQKGITENMEEYMLPGSTGLKDTLMMAQRVARGVKQTTEATIDSRLLVSAVDMSYRKTVRLMQGSATEGVDVDEFVSKCCTYMRQAGGIADDAAPELSSTQRQRRRTRGDAHDDEDEGNDEAFNWSHLGRFASLPYIRRPALPGFLLGPLSVEKKIRKITKRSAPFRPNNLEETRPEVLNVEDLAKKENDLTAICGKILKQLQSVQGEIQTKLYDIFEQGDMSEDEQTALMLKHGLRDTGGVDLLRFVVNPKSFGQTVENMFYVSFLIRDGKVKIEFDSDEYPSLSPFQNDDVDEDGTARGSAAKRETAKQQAIFSMDMQTWQDIIDTFDIEEPMITHRKESGSTQVPGARGWYS, from the exons ATGCCGGCGAGAGTCGGagactcgtcgtcgtcgtcttcctcttcgagCGAAGACGATGCGCCGCGTTCTGCGCGCGGCCACCTCGCCATCAGAGACAAGGGAAAGGGTCGCGATGTTTCGGTTGGAAAGAGGAAGCGCGCCGATACATCAAATGGAGACCGttccgcccgccgccgggccaCGCGCTCCGCCGAGGGAGACGAGGCATACGACTCCGACATTTACGATCCAGATCAGCCGATGGACGAGCGTCGAGAAATCCAGCGCAAGCTGCGAGACCTGCAAAAGGGCATCACCGAAAACATGGAGGAATACATGCTGCCTGGCTCAACAGGACTCAAAGACACCCTGATGATGGCCCAGCGGGTCGCCAGAGGCGTCAAGCAGACCACAGAAGCAACAATCGATTCCCGTCTACTTGTCAGCGCCGTAGATATGTCGTACAGAAAGACCGTCAGGCTGATGCAGGGAAGCGCCACCGAGGGTGTGGATGTGGACGAGTTCGTTTCCAAGTGCTGCACTTACATGCGGCAAGCCGGTGGAAttgccgacgacgcggcgcCAGAGCTTTCAAGCACCCAGAGGCAGAGACGCCGAACGAGAGGCGACGcacacgacgacgaggacgaagggaACGATGAGGCATTCAACTGGAGCCATCTCGGACGTTTCGCTTCGCTGCCCTACATCCGCCGCCCGGCCCTCCCTGGTTTCCTGCTTGGCCCATTGTCTGTTGAAAAGAAGATCCGGAAAATCACGAAACGCAGCGCCCCTTTCAGACCCAACAACCTCGAGGAGACGAGGCCCGAGGTGCTGAACGTCGAGGACTTGGCGAAAAAGGAGAACGACCTGACGGCCATCTGTGGCAAGATCCTGAAGCAGCTGCAGAGTGTTCAAGGCGAAATCCAGACGAAGCTTTACGATATTTTCGAGCAAGGCGACATGTCTGAAGACGAGCAGACGGCGCTCATGCTTAAGCACGGCCTTCGCGATACCGGAGGTGTTGATCTGCTTCGCTTCGTTGTCAACCCCAAATCCTTCGGCCAGACGGTCGAGAACATGTTTTACGTCAGTTTTCTCATTCGCGATGGAAAGGTTAAGATCGAGTTCGACAGCGACGAATATCCGTCTCTCA GTCCCTTTCAAAACGATGATGTAGATGAAGATGGTACAGCCAGAGGCAGTGCTGCCAAGCGCGAAACAGCAAAGCAGCAGGCCATTTTCTCCATGGACATGCAGACATGGCAAGACATCATCGACACATTTGATATTGAGGAGCCCATGATCACCCATCGGAAAGAGTCAGGTTCAACACAGGTTCCTGGCGCCAGAGGCTGGTACAGTTAA
- a CDS encoding Putative major facilitator superfamily, MFS transporter superfamily yields MNIALKEAMPEALMVRSAPSHPASGIEMLPLDPSASAPKHTPLKQHAALAPTWEAAPPQGSPARNVSVAKSVTVIVTLAGINFLNTMGSGILIAALPRIAEDVGLDESLVLWPAAVYSLAAGCLLLIFGAVADVVGAKLMWLTGSYLCVVFTVAVGLSQTGIQIILFRTCAGIAISACLPTAMAFITKTFPKGGWRNVAFSMNGIGYPLGYALGLVLGGIFTDTIGWRWAYYMMAILNFCLSTAAIWSLPSVYQPSEKKWTRRLAEDIDWAGAVIMSVALGLLLYVLAMTTSSYTKIGDPANIALLAVAVALLVAFPFWMNLQTTKGRPALIPNRLWRNASFASICVSIFLCWASLNAMQYFIMLYFQKVQGMSALQSSLRFLPHVIMGTAVNVAAAWLVSRVKVQTLGAASAVISAVAPILMATVDLDGNYWFAPFWAMLLSPVNADALFTVSNLIISDAFPADLQSLAGGVFSEIGQIGNAVGLAMTAAIAASVTEHSGIVDDTGAARMAGYRAAFWTVFAATVAVVVVVLWGLRKSGTVGKKDD; encoded by the exons ATGAACATCGCCCTCAAAGAAGCAATGCCGGAGGCCTTGATGGTCCGGAGCGCCCCCTCCCATCCAGCCTCCGGAATCGAGATGCTCCCTCTTGACCCATCAGCGAGCGCCCCGAAACATACCCCTCTCAAGCAGCATGCGGCCCTCGCGCCAACATGGGAAGCGGCCCCTCCGCAAGGCTCACCCGCCCGCAACGTCTCCGTGGCCAAGAGcgtcaccgtcatcgtcaccctcgCGGGCATCAACTTCCTCAACACCATGGGCTCGGGgatcctcatcgccgccctcccgcgcatcgccgaggacgtcggcctcgacgagagCCTGGTCCTCTGGCCCGCTGCCGTCTACAGCCTCGCCGCTGGCTGCCTGctcctcatcttcggcgccgtcgccgacgtcgtcggtgcCAAGCTCATGTGGCTGACGGGCAGCTACCTCTGCGTCGtcttcaccgtcgccgtcggcctttCGCAAACGGGTATCCAGATCATCTTATTCCGCACCTgcgccggcatcgccatctccgCCTGCTTGCCAACCGCCATGGCCTTCATTACCAAGACGTTCCCCAAGGGCGGTTGGCGCAACGTTGCGTTCTCGATGAACGGCATCGGGTACCCGCTGGGCTACGCGCTCGGCCTGGTCCTGGGTGGCATCTTCACCGACACCATCGGGTGGCGGTGGGCGTACTACATGATGGCCATCCTCAACTTCTGcctgtcgacggcggcgatctgGTCTCTGCCATCGGTGTACCAGCCATCAGAAAAGAAGTGGACGCGCCGGTTGGCGGAAGACATCGACTGGGCCGGTGCCGTGATCATGAGCGTCGCGCTGGGTCTCTTGCTGTACGTGCTGGCAATGACGACGTCTTCTTACACCAAGATTGGAGACCCGGCGAACATTGCTCTCCTCGCTGTAGCGGTCGCTCTGCTGGTTGCGTTCCCCTTCTGGATGAACCTGCAGACCACAAAGGGTCGCCCGGCTCTCATCCCTAATCGCTTATGGCGTAACGCCTCCTTTGCGTCCATCTGT GTGTCCATTTTCTTGTGCTGGGCCTCGCTCAACGCCATGCAATACTTCATCATGCTCTA CTTCCAAAAAGTCCAAGGCATGTCTGCACTGCAAAGCTCCTTGAGGTTCCTCCCCCACGTCATCATGGGCACCGCCGTCAacgtggcggcggcatggcTCGTCTCCAGAGTCAAGGTCCAGACTCTCGGCGCTGCATcggccgtcatctcggccgttgCCCCGATCCTCATGGCCacggtcgacctcgacggcaacTACTGGTTCGCGCCCTTCTGGGCCATGCTTCTCTCGCCCGTCAACGCCGACG CACTCTTCACCGTCTCCAACCTCATCATCTCGGACGCCTTCCCGGCGGACTTGCAGTCCCTCGCTGGCGGCGTCTTCAGCGAGATCGGGCAGATCGGCAACGCCGTGGGCCTCGCCATGACGGCAGCTATTGCGGCGTCCGTGACGGAGCACTcgggcatcgtcgacgataCCGGAGCGGCGCGCATGGCGGGCTACCGCGCCGCTTTCTGGACCGTCTTCGCGGCCACGGTGgccgtggtcgtcgtcgtgctaTGGGGGCTCAGGAAGAGCGGCACGGTCGGGAAGAAGGACGACTAG
- a CDS encoding Putative BTB/POZ domain-containing protein: protein MEFELSDGSPWLFLTEKLADYSIICQNAVFRVHRAILSFHSGYFEAVFRTNSQEAQDGGTVLPDIDAQDMLCLLDFFYREVLDFIFPPEDIKRNLGIWMLAQRFQANIAMRSIEKRLACYLADYECKKVGAQTHYLNKIFSHPVCSTSALGSMFAEAAWVVSLDMADHGSWLAIFNASVKFPALMFNMLWWAGWYARTANTKGCVAGQLIDSVAAKEARMLKIATKLTRGLDVIFNNNASDVANDVA from the exons ATGGAATTCGAATTGTCGGATGGCTCCCCATGGCTCTTTCTGACggagaagctcgccgacTACTCCATCATCTGCCAAAATGCCGTGTTCCGCGTCCACAGGGCCATCCTTAGCTTTCACTCTGGCTATTTTGAGGCCGTGTTCCGCACCAACTCGCAG GAAGCTCAGGATGGCGGGACCGTCCTACCCGATATCGACGCACAGGATATGCTATGCCTTCTCGACTTCTTTTACCGAGAAGTGCTAGACTTCATCTTTCCACCGGAGGATATCAAACGCAACCTTGGCATCTGGATGTTGGCCCAGCGGTTCCAGGCGAACATTGCGATGCGGTCGATTGAGAAACGCTTGGCGTGTTATCTCGCCGACTACGAATGCAAGAAAGTCGGAGCGCAGACTCACTATCTGAACAAGATCTTCTCCCATCCAGTCTGTTCCACATCCGCCCTCGGTAGTATGTTTGCAGAGGCTGCCTGGGTCGTCTCCCTCGACATGGCGGATCATGGAAGCTGgctcgccatcttcaacgcCTCGGTCAAATTCCCAGCGTTGATGTTCAACATGCTTTGGTGGGCTGGGTGGTACGCGCGGACCGCGAACACCAAGGGTTGTGTGGCTGGCCAGCTGATCGACTCTGTGGCCGCCAAGGAAGCCAGGATGTTGAAAATCGCAACCAAGCTCACCAGAGGCCTAGATGTCATATTCAACAACAATGCCTCTGATGTCGCAAACGACGTTGCCTGA